The window AGCGGGAAAAGCACGATAGGCAAGTTGCTTTTTTCGCTTATTAAAGCGGCCAGGATCGCACGGAATAAACCTAATGAAGATATCGCAAGAAAGCAGACGCTTAGGACTGTATTAAACTTGGTATTTGGCAAAGATTCCCGGCGAGGCTTAATAGAGCTTAAGGGCGGCGTTTTCTCTGAACCATTTTGTACTGTCGAAATATCGGACGACGGGTATATCGCAGCATATGATTGCCCGGCAGATCCATTTCTTGGAGGCATCAAGGATGCAACCTTTATTGACACGCCGCTCGTCTGGCAGTTGTTCAATACATATCAAGGGATTGCTTCTGAACGTGCAAAAGCTGTCGATGTTGGTGATCATTTTCCGATTCAATATCCTTTTACGCAGTTTGATATTTATTCGAAACTGAACGGTAGCGTGCCTGGCCGTGGAGAGCGCCTTGATGATTTGCAGGAGCGTATCAAGAAGATAGTCGGAGGGAGAATAGTGTTTGAAAACAATTCTCCTATGTTCCAGAGAGGTGATGAATTTTATCCCATTTTCAGTACCGCTACAGGGATACAGAGCTTTGGTTTTCTCCAGCGGTTTATGGAGTTGGGACTTGCTGAATCTGAACGAATATTGATTCTTGACGAACCCGAGGTTCATCTTCATCCCAAGTGGCAAATCGACTACGCTGAACTTATCGTTGACATGGTGGCTGACTATGGGTTGAAAGTCCTTGTGACTACTCATAATCCCTATATGTCTAAGGCGTTGAAGCTGTTTTCTGATCGTAAGTTGAGAGAAGAGGTGAATTATTACTACTCGGTGAAAGAGGGAAACTTCTCTCGGTTGGTCGAAGACCAGGAGTTGGAAATAGTTTCTCGGGAGATGGCTAAGCCGATGTTTTTGTTGGATACACTGAAGGCATGGGAAGATGACTCTTAGAGATGTCTTTGCCAATCTGCAGCGGGAAGGTGTTCTAGATGAGATGTCTCTCGGGGACATCTCTGAGACAGCTTGCGGCGAGTCCTCAATAAGAGTCTTTGATGGAGATAGCTACAAAGAGAGAAAATTTCGGGCGGCTAAATCGTGTGATGCATTGTTGCTAATCAATGACAACACCCTAGTTTTTGTCGAAATGAAAAGACTGGCAGGTAGATTCTCTGATATCGTCCGTGGATATCGTCAGGGATATACTGAGGAGCAGTTGAGAGCTGACCCCAATGTGCTTGAAGACTTGTATTGTAAGGCAATGGGCAGATTTCTGCAGTTATTGCGCGCAGACGCATTGCCATTCAAGTATGTGGATTCAAAAACTGCTATTCTCGTTGACATGTGTCGACACCACGAGGCGGACGATTTGGTGAAGCGTTTTGTTCAAAGACAACTGGGTGAAAGTTTTGTTCTTTTGCATGATGCTGGACCTGGATCGACGCTTTCAGCTTATCTGAGTGGTGTCAAAGAACAATTGGATAAGTTGTTTATCAGCAAGTACAACGGAAGAATAAAAACAGTAATTCCTGTTCATGTGTTAAGTTGCTCAGAATTTGATTCGAAGTATGGAAACAATGTGGAGACAGTAAGTGCCTAACGTTTTCCTCGTCGGAGCCGGTCCGGGCGATCCCGGCCTGCTCACCCTGCGGGCCAAGGAGATCATCGAGACCTGTGATGTGATGATCTACGATTATCTGGCCAACGCGGATTTTCTGAAGTGGTGCAGGCCCGACTGCGAGATACTCTATGTGGGCAAGAAGGGCGGGGACCACACCCTGCCCCAGGACAAGATCAACGAGCTGATCGTGGACAAGGCCAGGAGCGGCAAGACCATCTGTCGGCTCAAGGGCGGCGACCCCTACGTGTTCGGGCGCGGCGGCGAGGAGGCCGAGGAGCTGGTGGAGGCGGGCATCGACTTCGAGGTGGTGCCGGGCATCACCGCGGGCGTTGCCGCTGCGGCCTATGCGGGCATCCCGGTGACGCACCGGGACCATACCACCAGCGTGTGTTTCATCACAGGCCACGAGGACCCCACCAAGGGCGAATCCGGCCATAACTGGGCCGTGTACGGCCAGTCCAGCTCCACCCTGGTCTTCTACATGGGCGTGGGCAACCTGCCCATGATCGCCGAGAACCTGATGCGCAACGGCCGGGCCGCCGACACCCCGGTGGCCCTGGTGCGCTGGGGTACGCGCTGCAACCAGCAGTCCTTTGTCTCCACCCTGGAGAACGTGGCCGCTGACGCAGCCGAGCGCGGGTTCAAGGCCCCGTCCATCATCATCGTGGGCGGAGTGTGCTCCCTGCACGACAAACTCGGGTGGTTCGAGAAGAAGCCCCTGCTGGGTCAGGGCGTGGTCGTCACCCGTGCCCGCGAGCAGGCCAGCGGGCTGGTGGAAATCCTGCGCGGCCACGGGGCCTGCGTGTACGAGTTTCCGACCATCGCCGTGGAGCATCTCGATGACTACGCCGAGGTGGAAACGGCCATCCTGCAACTGGCCCGCTATCAGTGGGTGGTCTTCACCTCGGTCAACGGCGTCAAATTCTTCTGGGAGCAGCTTTCGGCCATCGGCCTTGATTCGCGCATCTTCGGCGGTATGCAGATCGCGGCCATCGGCCCGGCCACGGCCGACGAGCTCAAGGCCCGGGGCATCATCCCGGACTTTGTGCCCGACAAGTACGTGGCCGAGCACGTGGTCGAGGGGCTGCTGGCGCTGGGCATCCAGGGGCAGGACGTGCTCATCCCCCGCGCCAGGGTGGCCCGCGAGGTCCTGCCCGAGGAGTTGAAGAAGGCGGGGTGCAGGGTCACGGTCCTGCCCGTGTACGAAACGCGGCTGGTCCAGCAGTCCGGCGAGGAAATAACGGCCGCTCTGGACAAGGGAGCCATCCAGTACGTTACCTTCACCTCATCGAGCACGGTGGAGAACTTCTTCGAACTGGTTCCTGCCGAGACCCTGCGCCGCTACCCGGACGTGCGGCTGGCCTCCATCGGGCCGGTTACGTCAGCAACCCTGGCCCGCTTCGGCTTCACCCCCTCCATCGAGCCCGGGGATTACACCATCCCCGGACTGGTGGACGCCCTGGTGGGCAGTGTGGCACCGGACAAGGGATGATCGGGCCGTTGCTTGGGCGAGGTGAAGGGGGATCGGTCTTTGCCGGTCCCCATTTTTCTTGCCCAAGGCTGTGGCCGTGGCCGTCGCAATGAAAAGAATCCTTGAAAAACGCTGCGGATTGGGACAATGAGTGCGAACGCGCCGCCGATGCGGCGAATCCGGTCACGCGGCCTGAGCCGCCAAGCTTTCTTTCTGGAGAATCCATGCCGTTGCCCATAGCCGTTCTCGTTTCGGGAAGCGGGTCCAACCTGCAATCCATCATCGACCGCATCGAGGAGGGCGTGCTTGATGCCGAGATCAGGCTCGTGGTTTCCAACAGGCCCGGCGCTTTCGGGCTTGAGCGGGCCAGGAAGCACGGCATCCCCACCAAGGTGCTGACGCATACCGATTTTCCCTCGCGGGAGACCTTTGATGCGGCCATGGCCGAGGCCATCGCGGCTGCTGGCGTTGACCGGCGCGGGCTGGTGGTGATGGCCGGATTCATGCGTATTGTCACCCCGGTATTCCTTTCGGCCTTCCCGCACCGGGTGGTCAACATCCATCCGGCCCTGCTGCCCGCCTTTCCCGGTGTCCACGGCCAGGCCGACGCCGCTGCCTATGGCGTGAAAATCTCTGGCTGCACCGTGCATTTCGTGGATGAGAAGATGGACCACGGCCCGGTGATCATCCAGGCGGCCGTGCCCTGCCTGGATGGCGAGGACGGCGATGCGCTGGGCCCGCGCATCCTCAAGCTCGAACACCGCGTCTATCCCCAGGCCATCCAGTGGGTCGCCGAGGACCGGCTGACCGTCTGCGGGCGTCATGTGGAGCTTCGCGTCTCCGGCCGCCCCCGTGCCGAGCAGCCCAAAGCAGACATCGACACCCCCACCCAGGCCCTGGTCTGGCCTCCCCTTGAAGCAGGGTTCTGATTCGGACCCTTGCAATCCTCCGCTACAGGATTGCAAGGGCGACAGGGCTGCCCCCGCTTACGCCAGCCGCTCCCCGTTATAGTCGAAGAGCGCGTGGTCTACCGCGCAAAGGTTCCCGCCAAAGGTCCGGGCAGCCTGGGCCGCTGTGGCCGTGAGCCGCGCCAGCAGGGCGGGCAGGGCCGGGTCGGGCCGCAGCAGGTCGAGGGCCTGCCGGGCGGTGTTTGCTTCGCGGATGGCGGGCAGAAGGGCCGGGGCGCAGCCCGCCTGGGCACAGTGGGCGGCCAGGAGGGCGAAGTCCACGGGATGGCTCCTGGCATGGGTATAGGCCAGCCCCTGGGCCTGCTTGACCAGCTTGCCGAAGAAGAGCGCCCACGTCACCCGGACAAAGCCGCGCTGCGTAGCCGCAGCCATGGAGAAGGCGAAAAAGTCGGCGGCCTGGATCATGGCCGTGGGCTGGGTGTCGGGATTGGCCTCGAGATAGAGCCGCTCGGAGCGACGGCCCGTGGTGAAGACGGCGTGGTCGAGGCCCAGGGCGCGGGCAACATCGAGCCCTTCGGCCACCGTGGCCTTCCAGGAGTCGTGGGAGTAGGGCTTGACGACGCCCTGGGTGCCGAGGATGGAGATGCCGCCCCTGATGCCCAGGCGCGGGTTCATGGTCTTTTCCGCCAGCCGCTCGCCGTCAGGCACCTCGATTATCACCCGAATGCGTCCGACGAAATCAGGCCCCGCGGCGGTGCGTACTCCGGTCTCGATCTGGCGTAGCGGCTCCGGGTTGATGGCCGGGCGGCCCACGGCCACGGGCAGACCCGGCAGGGTGGCGACGCCAACCCCAATGCCGCCCTCAATTTCCACGGTCATGTGCCGTGATCTGTCTGGCGCGACTTCCACCAGCGCCTGTATGTCGCAACCGTGGGTTACATCCGGGTCGTCGCCGCCGTCCTTGATCACGGTGACGCGCACCGCGTGGCCTTCCGGCTCGCAGCGGGCCACGGGCACATCGAGATGGCCGCCCGGCGGCAGCGGAACAGCGACGCAGTCCGGCAGCTTCCCGGTGCGCAGGAAGACCACGGCGGCCATGGCCGCGGCCGTGGCACAGGTGCCGGTGGTCCGGCCCGTGCGCAGACGGCCCGTGTTTCCGCGGTCGGTCATTTCCCCTTTCCGATGCGTTCCGGCCCGGAGTAGATGTGCGTTCCGGCCTGGGTCGAGATGTTCTCGATCATGTTGCGAAACAGCAGGACGTGAAAGGGGTACATGGCGAACCAGTAGATGAGGCCCGCCAGCCCCTTGGGCAGGAAACGCGCAGTCATGGTGATGTCCACCGCGTTTTCCCAGTGGGTGTCCAGGCGGAATTCGAGCAGGGCCTCGCCGGGCAGCCGCATTTCGGCCAGCAGGAGCAGCCTGCGGCCCGGGTCGCTGGCCAATACGCGCCAGCAATCCAGCGCATCGCCCACGCGCACACACTCGTCCCGGCGCGGGCGGCCGCGGGACATGCCGGGTCCGGCCAGCAGCCGGTCGATGAAGCCGCGCAGCCGCCACAGCGGGTCGCCGTAGTACCATCCCTGCTCTCCGCCGATGCGCTCCACCAGCGCCCAGACCTTGGCCGGATCGCCCTGAAGCCGGGCCTTGTAGCCCATCTCGTAGCGTGCGCCGCCCGCATAGGAGGGGTCATCCCCGGAGGCCCATTCGGGCAGGCAGGCGCTGCCCACGTCGAAGAGGCAGGTCTCCACCTTCTGGTGCTCGGTCTTGTCCAGGGCGCGGCGGATGGCCTCGCGGCAGGAGATCAGCTCCAGGGGCACCAGTTCGCGGATGGTGTCGTCGCGGCAGACGACCTCGTTGCGCAGGCCCTCGATAAGGGAGCGGGCCAGAGACATGGGCACCGGAGTGATCAGGCTTACCCAGAAGGACGAGAGCCGTGGCGACAGAAAGGGCGTGGCCAGGATGCGCCGCCTGGGGATGCCCGCCACCTCGGCGTAGAGATCGAACAGCTCGGCGTAGGAGAGGATGTCCGGCCCCCCGATGTCGAGCGTCAGTCCGGCGGTGGCGTCGTTCTCCAGGCAGCCGACCAGGTAGCCCAGGACGTTGCGGATGGAGATGGGCTGGGTGCGGGTCTTGACCCAGGTGGGGGCGAGCATGACCGGCAGCCGGTCGGCCAGGTAGCGGACCAGCTCGAAGGAGGACGAGCCCGAGCCGAGAATCTGGGCGGCCCGCAGGATGGTCACCCGAGAGGGGGCCAGAGAGAGAATGCGGCCCACCTCGGCGCGGGAGCGCAGGTGCTTGGACAAGGGATGATCGTCGAGATCCTCGCCCAGTCCGCCGAGGTAGATGATGCGTTCAAGGCCGGAGCCCTGGGCAGCGCTGACCATGTTGTAGGCCGCATCGCGCTCCTGCTCGGCGAAGTCCCGGCCGGGCTGGGCCATGGAGTGGACGAGGTAGAAGGCGGCCCGGCAACCCCGGCAGGCCTTGCGCAGGCTCCAGGCGTCGTGCATGTCGGCGCGGACGATCTCGACATTGGGATTGCCCGCCCACTGGCGGGCCCGGATTTTCTCCACGCTGCGCCCGGCGGCGCGGACCGTGAAGCCGCGTTCGAGGAGCAGGGGCACGAGCCTGCCCCCAACATAGCCGGTGGAGCCGAGCACGAGAACGGGGCGGGTGTCCATCAATTGCCTCCGGCGGGCGGCGCTAGTCCTTTGGGGTGCGGGTGTTGAAGCGGTATTCGCCGTCGCGGATCAGCCAGCCCCGGTCGTTCATGCACTGGCTGTAGACCTTGTACTGCCGGTTCTTGTCCAGGGGGTACTGCTCGCCCGCGATCACGTCGCAGGCGCGGGAATCCTGGTCAAAGCGCACCTTGGCCTCGTGGGAGTCCTTGATGTCGGGATTCTGCCACTGGGTGGCGCAGCCCGCCAGGAGCGGGGCGGCGAGCAATATCGCGGCCAGGGCGGTCATCAGACGCGGGAGGAGGGGGGGGCGGCGCATGGGGGTTCCTTTGGCGGTTATTCGTCCATTACTCATCTTTGAGCTCGCGGCTCATGAGATCCTTGACAGCGCAGGCCGGGTCCTTGTCCTCATAGAGGATGGCGTGAACCTGCGTGGTGATGGGCAGCTCCACGCCGAGCTTGCGGGCCAGGTCGTGCAGGGCCTTGGTGGTCTTGACGCCCTCGGCCACGGCTTTCATTTGCCCGACGATGGCGTCGAGCTTCATGCCCTGGCCCAGCTTGAGGCCCACCTGCCGGTTGCGCGAGAGGTCGCCGGTGCAGGTCAAAACCAGGTCGCCCATGCCCGAGAGCCCCATGAAGGTACGCACCTGCCCGCCCATGGCCTGACCCAGGCGGCTCATCTCGGCCAGTCCCCTGGTTATCAGGGCGGCCCTGGCGTCGTGGCCGAAGCCCAGGCCGTCGGAGATGCCCGCGGCGATGGCGATGACGTTCTTGACCGCGCCGCCCAGCTCCACGCCGCGATAGTCGGGCGTGAAGTAGACGCGAAAGGCCGGGGTGGAGAAGGCGGACTGGAGCTCATGGCCCAGTTCGTGGTCCTCGCAGCCCAGCGACACGGTGGTGGGCATGCCCGCGCTGACCTCGGCGGCGAAGGAGGGGCCGGAGAGGGAGGCGTAACGCGGATGCTTGCCGTCCAGCGCCTGGGCCACCACCCGGCTCATGGGGGCCAGGGTCGAAAGCTCGATGCCCTTGGAAGCGCAGACCATGACCGGATTGTCGGGCAGGATGTCGCGAAACCCCTCCAGGGCAGGGCGGATGAACTGGCTGGGGATGACCAGCAGGAAATAGTCGGCCCCGGCAAAGGCCGTTTCAGGGTCGGATTCCACGGCCAGGGCGTCGCAAAGACGCACGCCGGGCAGAAAAGTGCTGTTTTCACGGGTGTCGCGGATGGCGGCCACCACATCGGGCTCGCGGGCCCAGAGGGTGGTGCTCACCCCGTTTTTGGCCAGCATGTCGGCCAGGGTGGTGCCCCAGGCTCCGGCACCGAGAACGGCTATCTTCATGGAGAAACTCCTTTTCTGCTTGATGGCCCTTGAGCATACGTGCGCCTGCCGCCCGTGGCAAGTCCCGAGGCCGGGCGCAAGACGCCCCGGTTGCATCCTCGGGCGCAGACGGGTATAGAGCACAGCCATGGCAATACGATTCACCGAGACACAAGAGCGTATCCTGGCCCTGGCGGGCACGGACCTGCCGGATACCGAGAGGCCGTTTCTGAGCATCGCCGAGCAGGCGGGAGTGGACGAGCAGACCGTCATCGACCTGCTCGCCGACCTCAAGGAGCGCAAGATCATCCGCCGCTTCGGGGCCACCCTGCGCCACCAGAAGGCGGGTTACGGCCATAACGCCATGGTCGCCTGGAGAGTGCCCGAGGAACGGACCGAGGCCGTGGGCGAGCTTTTCGCGGCCCGGCCCGAGATCAGCCATTGCTACATCCGCCGCACCTACCCGGAGTGGACCTACAACGTCTACACCATGATCCACGGCGAGCGGCCCGGTCAGACCGACGAGGTGGTGGCCGAACTGGCCGAAATCACCGGCATCGACGATCATTGCACGCTCAAGTCCCTGAAGGAACTCAAGAAGACCTCCATGGTCTATTTCAAATAGGAGCCGCCCATGGATTCCAAAGCGCTTTACGCCAAGGCCAAGACCCTGATGCCCGGCGGGGTCAACTCGCCGCTGAGGGCCTGTCGCTACGTCAACGCCGAGCCCATCTTCATCGATCGCGCCAAGGGTGCGCGCATGTGGGATGTGGAGGGGCGCGAGTATATCGATTACGTCCTGAGCTGGGGACCGATGATCCTCGGCCATCAGGACCCCGCCGTTTCCGACGCCGCCCATCGTGCGGTGGACAAGGGGTCCAGCTACGGCGCCCCCTGCCTGGGCGAGGTGGAGCTGGCCGAGGAAATCTCTCGTCTCATTCCGTCCATGGAGATGATGCGTATGGTCTCCTCGGGCACCGAGGCCACCATGTCCGCCCTGCGGCTGGCGCGGGGCTATACCGGCCGCAGCAAGTTCGTCAAGTTCATCGGCAACTACCACGGCCACGCCGACTCCTTCCTGGCCGCCGCCGGTTCGGCTGCAGCCACCGTGCCCGGCACCCCCGGCGTCCCCGAGGATATCGTCCGCCACACCCTGCTGGCGCACTACAACGACCTTGAGGCCGTGCGGGCGCATTTTCAGGCCAGCGGGCAGGAGATCGCCTGCGTCATCGTGGAGCCTGCCGCGGGCAACATGGGGCTGATTCTTCCGGCCGAGGGATTTCTCCAGGGGTTGCGCGATTTGTGTGACGAGCACGGCGCACTGCTCATCTTTGACGAGGTCATCACCGGGTTCCGGCTGGCGCGGGGCGGGGCGCAGGAGCGTTTCGGCATCACCCCCGACCTGACCACCCTGGGCAAGATCATAGGGGGCGGGTTCCCGGTGGGCTGCTATGGGGGCCGCAGGGGGATCATGGAGCACATGGCCCCGGTGGGCGGCGTGTTCCAGGCCGGTACACTGTCGGGCAACCCCGTGGCCATGGCCGCCGGACTGGCCACCCTCAGGCGGCTTGGGGAATGCGACTACGCCGGGCTTGAGGCGCGTACCCGCGCCCTGGCCGAGGAATTGGCGGCCATCATGGCCTCCAAGGGCCAGGCCGTGTTTCTCAATACCATCGCCTCGGCCTTCACCCTCTATTTTTCGCAGGGGCCCGTGACCAACATGATCGAGTCAGGCAAATGCGATTCGGCCGCCTATGCCGCCTTCTGGCAGCAGATGCTGGCCCAGGGCGTCTATCTCGCTCCCGCCGGATTCGAGTGCGCCTTCACCTCCTTTGCCCACACGGACGAGGATTTCGAGAAGACCCTGGACGCGGCCCGCAAGGTCCTCTTCTGACCGGGGATGGCCGTCTGCCCCGGTTCGTCGGGCGGCGGCCAGGGAGAGCGGCCATGCCCGAACCCATCAAGATAGCCGTCTACGCCCTGACCGGGCAGGGGTATTCCCTGGCCTCGCGCATTGCCCGCGAGACGGGCGGCGTCCTCTTTGCCACGCCGCGTCTGGTCCGAGGGACGGATGTGCCTTTCGACTCCCTTGCGGATCTGGTGGGCGGCCATTTTCACGGTTTTGACGGGCATGTGTTCGTGGCCGCGGCAGGCATAGCGGTGCGCTGCATCGCGCCGCATCTGCGGGGCAAGGACGCGGACCCGGCCGTGGTCTGCCTGGACCAGGACGGCCGGTTTGCGGTCAGCCTGCTCTCGGGCCATCTGGGCGGGGCCAATGATCTGGCCCTGCGCTGCGCGGCCATCAGCGGCGGTCAGGCGGTCATCACCACGGCCACGGACTGTGCCGGGCTGCCCTCGCTGGACATGCTGGCCCGGCAGCGGAACATGGCCATCGGCAATCTCGGCCGGGTCAAGGCGGTCAACGCGGCCCTGCTGCGCGGCGAGGCACTCCAACTGCATGATCCGGGCGGATATCTGCGCACAGGGAACCAAAGCCATTTCGTCGCGGTGGACGATCCGGCCCGGTGGCGCTCCGGCGAGCCGGGCGTCTGGGTCTCCTGGCGCCGGGATTGCCCGGACGAGGCGGCGCTACGCCTCTATCCCCGTGTGCTCATGCTCGGGGTGGGCTGCCGCCGGGGCGTGGGAGAAGCGGCCATCTCGGCCCATGTCCGCGAGTCGTTACGGGCGGCGGACCTTTCGTTTCTGAGCATCGGCGGCTTGGGCAGCGTGGGGGCCAAGGCCGACGAACCGGGTCTGCTCGATGCTGCGGCCGCGCTGGGGGTGGTGCCTGAATTTTTTGATGCCCGGAGGCTGGCAGCGGTGAACGTGCCCAATCCCTCGACCAGGGTGGGCCAGCGCATGGGCACTGCCTCGGTGGCCGAGGCCGCCGCCATCCTGCTGGCCCGTGGCGGCCCGTTGGTCATGGAAAAGACGCGAACCGACAACGTCACGCTGGCCGTGGCAAGGAGCGAATCATGCTGACAGCCGTGAGCCTGGGGCCGGGGGATGTGAGCCTGCTGACCCCGGCGGCCCATACGGCCATCGCCCGGGCCGATGTGGTGGCCGGGTACAAGGGATACATCGAGCTGGTGCCGCCCGAGTTGCTGGCGGGCAGGGAGGTCATCTCCACCGGCATGACGGGCGAGGTGGACCGCGCACGGGCGGCGGTGGAGGCGGCCCGCGCCGGGCGGCGTACGGTCATGGTGTGCAGCGGCGACGCAGGCGTCTACGCCATGGCCGGGCTGCTCCTGGAAATCCTCGAGGCAGAGGGGCTGCTCGATTCTGTGCCCTTCGCCGTGGTCCCTGGAGTGCCCGCCTTTGCGGCGGCGGCGGCGCTGCTGGGCGCCCCGCTGATGCACGACTTCGCCTCTGTCAGCTTAAGCGACTTGCTTACCCCGTGGGAGGTCATCGAGAAGCGCCTTCGGCTGGCCGCCGAGGCGGATTTCGTCATCGCCCTCTACAACCCCCGTTCCAGGAAGCGGGACGACCATCTGGCCAGAGCCCTTGCGGTCATCGCCCGAAGCCGTGTCCCGGGAACCCCGGTGGGCGTTGTGGGCCGGGCCTATCGGCCGGGACAGAGCGTGATTCTGACCACCCTTGACGCGGTGGACACGGACGGGGTGGACATGCAGACCGTGCTCCTCGTGGGCAACTCGGCCACCCGCGCAACGGGCGGCCGTATGCTCACCCCACGCGGATACCATCGCAAATACGCCATGAGCCGGGAAAAGGGAGGGGAGTGACCCGCGAAAATCCCGGACGCAGAGGGCGCGAAGGGTCCTTTGACCGGCAATCCCTCTTGCCCTGTTGTGCCGCCGGGATGGAAACCCCTTGCCTTTCGAGGTGATTTTCAGGTAAACCCAACCGTCTACGATGGCACCCCTTGCTTGACAGGGGGGGGATACTTATTTATCCCGCACAGTAGAGAGTGTGACGGTTTCTTACTCATGCAACAGGAGGAAGTAGGTACATGAAAAAATCTCTGATGATCTGTCTCATGGTTGCCGCGCTGGTTTGCGTTTTCGCGCTGCCCGCGGTCATCGCCGGTGCCGCGGTGCCGGAAACCGTGACCATGAAGGCCCCTGATGGCGTTGAGATGACCCGGACCGAGGTTGTCTTCCCGCACAAGGCCCACGAAGGCCTCGGCATTGACTGCTTCGTGTGTCACCACACGAACGACTCCAAGGACTCCATCACCGGCTGTTCCGTTGATGGCTGCCACTCCGTGGTCGATCTCAGCAAGGATGGCAAGAAGGACCCGACAGGTTTCTACGCCGCCTTCCATGGCAAGTCCGATGCTTCTTGTCTGCAGTGCCACAAGAACGAGAAGAAGGCCGGGAAGAATCCCCCGGTGGCTTGCAAGGACTGCCACAAGTAGTCTGACGGCCGATCCCAAGGGGAGCTGTCCGCGACAGCTCCCCTTTTTCAAAATCCCGCCTTCCGGAGGTATCAATGACCCCGGCTCCACCGCCCTCCCACAAAGACGACAGCGTTGATGTCAACGACATGCTGAACGCCGGCAAGCCCGAGAACGAGGGGCTGGACCCGGATTCGCTTGATGCGGATTTCGAGCAGGAGCTGGAGGATCTTTTTTCCGACGATCTTGAGGAGGAGCAGGCCGCGGGCGACGAGGACGACGGCGAACCCATCGTCCTTGACGAATATGTCACGGTGGAGTCCGACGGCAATGTCGATATCCCGGAGGATGTCCCTGCCTCTGAGGACGGGGATGACGAGGCGTTGCTCCTGCTCGACGA of the Pseudodesulfovibrio alkaliphilus genome contains:
- the ahbB gene encoding siroheme decarboxylase subunit beta; amino-acid sequence: MAIRFTETQERILALAGTDLPDTERPFLSIAEQAGVDEQTVIDLLADLKERKIIRRFGATLRHQKAGYGHNAMVAWRVPEERTEAVGELFAARPEISHCYIRRTYPEWTYNVYTMIHGERPGQTDEVVAELAEITGIDDHCTLKSLKELKKTSMVYFK
- a CDS encoding AAA family ATPase, which codes for MKFSIKGFSPIRDASIVLDGLTVVSGENDSGKSTIGKLLFSLIKAARIARNKPNEDIARKQTLRTVLNLVFGKDSRRGLIELKGGVFSEPFCTVEISDDGYIAAYDCPADPFLGGIKDATFIDTPLVWQLFNTYQGIASERAKAVDVGDHFPIQYPFTQFDIYSKLNGSVPGRGERLDDLQERIKKIVGGRIVFENNSPMFQRGDEFYPIFSTATGIQSFGFLQRFMELGLAESERILILDEPEVHLHPKWQIDYAELIVDMVADYGLKVLVTTHNPYMSKALKLFSDRKLREEVNYYYSVKEGNFSRLVEDQELEIVSREMAKPMFLLDTLKAWEDDS
- the cobA gene encoding uroporphyrinogen-III C-methyltransferase, encoding MPNVFLVGAGPGDPGLLTLRAKEIIETCDVMIYDYLANADFLKWCRPDCEILYVGKKGGDHTLPQDKINELIVDKARSGKTICRLKGGDPYVFGRGGEEAEELVEAGIDFEVVPGITAGVAAAAYAGIPVTHRDHTTSVCFITGHEDPTKGESGHNWAVYGQSSSTLVFYMGVGNLPMIAENLMRNGRAADTPVALVRWGTRCNQQSFVSTLENVAADAAERGFKAPSIIIVGGVCSLHDKLGWFEKKPLLGQGVVVTRAREQASGLVEILRGHGACVYEFPTIAVEHLDDYAEVETAILQLARYQWVVFTSVNGVKFFWEQLSAIGLDSRIFGGMQIAAIGPATADELKARGIIPDFVPDKYVAEHVVEGLLALGIQGQDVLIPRARVAREVLPEELKKAGCRVTVLPVYETRLVQQSGEEITAALDKGAIQYVTFTSSSTVENFFELVPAETLRRYPDVRLASIGPVTSATLARFGFTPSIEPGDYTIPGLVDALVGSVAPDKG
- a CDS encoding SDR family oxidoreductase, which gives rise to MDTRPVLVLGSTGYVGGRLVPLLLERGFTVRAAGRSVEKIRARQWAGNPNVEIVRADMHDAWSLRKACRGCRAAFYLVHSMAQPGRDFAEQERDAAYNMVSAAQGSGLERIIYLGGLGEDLDDHPLSKHLRSRAEVGRILSLAPSRVTILRAAQILGSGSSSFELVRYLADRLPVMLAPTWVKTRTQPISIRNVLGYLVGCLENDATAGLTLDIGGPDILSYAELFDLYAEVAGIPRRRILATPFLSPRLSSFWVSLITPVPMSLARSLIEGLRNEVVCRDDTIRELVPLELISCREAIRRALDKTEHQKVETCLFDVGSACLPEWASGDDPSYAGGARYEMGYKARLQGDPAKVWALVERIGGEQGWYYGDPLWRLRGFIDRLLAGPGMSRGRPRRDECVRVGDALDCWRVLASDPGRRLLLLAEMRLPGEALLEFRLDTHWENAVDITMTARFLPKGLAGLIYWFAMYPFHVLLFRNMIENISTQAGTHIYSGPERIGKGK
- a CDS encoding NAD(P)H-dependent glycerol-3-phosphate dehydrogenase; the protein is MKIAVLGAGAWGTTLADMLAKNGVSTTLWAREPDVVAAIRDTRENSTFLPGVRLCDALAVESDPETAFAGADYFLLVIPSQFIRPALEGFRDILPDNPVMVCASKGIELSTLAPMSRVVAQALDGKHPRYASLSGPSFAAEVSAGMPTTVSLGCEDHELGHELQSAFSTPAFRVYFTPDYRGVELGGAVKNVIAIAAGISDGLGFGHDARAALITRGLAEMSRLGQAMGGQVRTFMGLSGMGDLVLTCTGDLSRNRQVGLKLGQGMKLDAIVGQMKAVAEGVKTTKALHDLARKLGVELPITTQVHAILYEDKDPACAVKDLMSRELKDE
- the cbiD gene encoding cobalt-precorrin-5B (C(1))-methyltransferase CbiD, translating into MTDRGNTGRLRTGRTTGTCATAAAMAAVVFLRTGKLPDCVAVPLPPGGHLDVPVARCEPEGHAVRVTVIKDGGDDPDVTHGCDIQALVEVAPDRSRHMTVEIEGGIGVGVATLPGLPVAVGRPAINPEPLRQIETGVRTAAGPDFVGRIRVIIEVPDGERLAEKTMNPRLGIRGGISILGTQGVVKPYSHDSWKATVAEGLDVARALGLDHAVFTTGRRSERLYLEANPDTQPTAMIQAADFFAFSMAAATQRGFVRVTWALFFGKLVKQAQGLAYTHARSHPVDFALLAAHCAQAGCAPALLPAIREANTARQALDLLRPDPALPALLARLTATAAQAARTFGGNLCAVDHALFDYNGERLA
- the purN gene encoding phosphoribosylglycinamide formyltransferase; translation: MPLPIAVLVSGSGSNLQSIIDRIEEGVLDAEIRLVVSNRPGAFGLERARKHGIPTKVLTHTDFPSRETFDAAMAEAIAAAGVDRRGLVVMAGFMRIVTPVFLSAFPHRVVNIHPALLPAFPGVHGQADAAAYGVKISGCTVHFVDEKMDHGPVIIQAAVPCLDGEDGDALGPRILKLEHRVYPQAIQWVAEDRLTVCGRHVELRVSGRPRAEQPKADIDTPTQALVWPPLEAGF